In Spodoptera frugiperda isolate SF20-4 chromosome 31, AGI-APGP_CSIRO_Sfru_2.0, whole genome shotgun sequence, the genomic window ATTTTCCGATGTATCCTTGTGTACATTCGATAGAaacagacttatttttatttcagctGGCTTAAATTTGTCATCTGGTCTGATGGCTGCCTTGCCCTTAACACCTTCCTGTCTATTTTTATGTCGACGCCGCTGAACCTCCTTCCATTCCAGGTCAGGCTGTCCCACCCTCCATTCGCATCCATGACGAACCACCTCCGCCATAGACATATTACTTACTTGGATTGTAGtatcattcatattattatttttgtgcgCTTCAACATTTTGAAACAAGCACTCTTgttctacaatattattattactttggaAAGTACTTTTTTGTTCAACCAGATTATGCAACGGAAACTTAGTCTTTATTCCATTCGTAATAACATTGGTAGTCGTGTTTTTGTTTACATCTGGGTTCCCATGCGCAGTGCTAACATCTATTGGTTTCGCGCATACTGCTGTGCTTGGGGGCGGGGCCACCTCGCTCGAGCATTGCAATGTCGCGTTCAAGGTCACGTCACTGGATGCGCGATCGGCGCGTAATAATTTACGCGCACCTACATTTTGTGATAATTGTTTTGACGAAACATCGAAGTCTTTGTTTCTCGATTGGTTGCAGGTGGCTTCAGTGTTAGTTGTTATGTCCTCAACATACTGTATTGTAGCATAGGTGTCTTTTATGTTTCGAACCTCCGATTGTAACAGCACAATATCCTTTAATAATCTTGTTACGTCGACATGGTCGAAAGTAACCGGCGGTAATTTCTGCAGTTCCCGCGCCACGAAGATGGGAGTTTTATCCGGATCTGTGCTCTTAAATAAGCAAATGATATCTTCAATATCTTTTTGTTCTTTGTTCTTGCGTCTCGAAATATTACGTGTAGTGGTACTAACCGAATCAAATAACAAGTTTTTAGCTTCAGTTATTTCTGCACCAGAGAACGCACTCactattattcttattaaactTTCTTCGTCCATAACGTCTATTTTGTTTTGCGTAAAACATAACAACTCGTTAATCACTATATTGCACTGTGTACACTTTAAAATTTGCGCGCTTTGCGCCGCCATTATTTCTGCGCCCGCTCGCTAGCGCGGGCGGGGGGAGTCTGAATACCTCTAAAAGTATTTATACTGCTACAATAAACAGGGTAAAGAAAGCGACTGTGTATTTACCGTCTCGAATAAACCCAAATGcgaaaatacaaaatagtttctataatattaaatctattttggttcaaagtcaaagacacgtttattgaaataagcttTCCGTTTCAGTTATTTTCGTTATTTTCAGTGTATAAACAGATAATTTTGAGACGATGGAAGATAAAGGAGATGTATCAAAGAGTTGGCTGTGATCGATTTGAGATGTGAAAATATCTGAGCGAATCAAGTGTGTTGTGATCGTTGATTGTCGATGTGTGTGTACGAGTATTTCTAGTTGGATGCGGCTATTTATCAATGTTGGAGTGTTTATTagatttcgattttttttttattatgtttgtggtAAAATGTAATATTGCTTGTACGGTGTGGCTGTTAGCGTGATTTCACAGTAAAGGATCTCGACAATACAAtttgaattattgttattattcaacTAAATCTCGATATCTGACATAATCGAttattcacataataatatatagtagGTATCGATAGacttatcaataaattaatcaatttcgATTTCCAATAACCGTCTCGataaaattcacataaaaacaaaatgactcAGCAATATCGAAACTTACGTTCAACGGGCTACCTGAACTGCGCACTACAGCACTCGAAATATATTCGTGAAGGAGGCACGAGGCAGGACTTCACATTAAACAATCGCTATGGACCGTTATATGGGTCAAATTGGGAAAAGGGTTAAGTGTACAGTTAAGGGGTTTATTGAATACTCGATAGTGACTATAAAGGAATTTCTCCAAAAGTAATGGTGGATTATATTATATCCTATTTCTGTgtgattaaatttaaatagacTCCTGATTTTAGTGCGTACTGTATATTGAATGAGTTTTGAAAATTAAGCTTAATTAGTCGTGACTAATATTTCATGAAGCTTAATTTGTCATGAGTAATATTTCAGTATAAAGTTATTGACCGACCTCATCtagactttttttatattttatttttttgacgtGTAATCCTgtttttgtagcctatttacaaaaataaattcatctcatttcattgaaataatcTGATAGCAAGTTCCTACAAGAGCTACCATCTTGATAATTagaccaaaaatattttgcataacTTGATTAAGCGTCTCGATATTTTGTGTGCAATTTCGAAAACAATTTCGCCATTTTCGTTATTGTTTTTGCAAAAAGGTCCTACGCATCTCCATCGAAGTTATGAACCCTAACTAAACAGAACTGGGCATACACATAACTAAAATCGCTCCTCTATTTACAGACGTAACTCATGGGCACACCCACGCTTTAGAGCTATTCATTCAGTGGAAAGTGGGctcatgaataaattattacaccAGTTGAACTGTACCGTACAAAACGTTGGGAAAACCGTATTGATGTGTGTGTAGCCCAATGAGATTCTTTTTTCAAATGACAACAGTTTCGTTTtctgcgttttttttttattttgtgatttgttttgttagttGCCAGTGTTATAgatttgttttactttgaaTAGTTATTTCATTCTGTTGTctgttcaaaataattatgtaatgatgATTAACTGAGTCAACATTAAAGCAGTTTGAGAATACCATGGAAAATACGCTGCAAATATAcaacaacaaacattttcaaatgaAGGAAACCCCAAAATTGGCAAGCGACCTTATGGAACAATTTTAACCCAGTGACACAGAAACTCCAGCGTTTATTTCAGAAGCGAATGTCCCggcaaacataattattacgtGCTACGTAACCGCTGGATTACGGCtccgtatttatttttaaatccacACGTGCTTTTACTTATACAGTATTTTTTGCACGTGCACTTTTAAGCAGAGCTACTTTTGTGTCGTCACAATTTCCAACCGGCCTAATTTTAAATGTggaaaattaaatcttatttttattcataaagtaATCAGATCAATGACCCCTCAAAAGTACAATAACAAACGAAAATAAATCACGAAAACAATcgaataattaattgaattgaaacCTCATGACAGGCAACTCGTTCGTTCGTAATATCGGAATAACTGACAGCTATCATAATCAGCCTGATATAACATTGCACATTGCACCGCACAAAAGCAGCTAATCCTATTTAGTACGGAACACCAAACATTAGTAACTGGAATTCAATTTGTCGACTGACCAATTTATCTTTGGGGTTTAGTAGCGTCGGTGGTCGCCAGTTGTCAACGTTCGATGACCTGGTTTCAAGTCTATTTTCGTGGACACGAGAATATCGAGCGGGGATCACTTGGCTGTAAGCGAAGTTTCCTATGCCTCAAAAAGTTGTGTGACACATGCATCGTttagacgttttttttttatctgtgacGTGTTTTTGACGTGGCGCGCTTTTTGTTGTACTAAAATGTTTACTGGATTTTTTATTGACACGAGAAGAGACGAAAGCTCACCAATTCCATACTATATACATAAGATATTAGAAGTTTATGTGCTAATGTACCTTTTCTAATCTGTTATGAGTAAATTACGAGTAATACACCTAGTGATGCTACCTTTTCTAAATGTTGTAAGGACTAAATATCGTAAGGTCCTTTCCTTACGAACTATAAACATAATTGATTACACTACACTCTTAAAATACCGAATAACACTTATTTCCTACTAAACTTTTTTAGATGAGAGCAGTAAATAAAAGCAAcaagttaattttaatgatgGCAATATAAAATGTACTGGCCTTACTAAGTCTACTCTCACAGAGATTGAGAGCACTAGAACTCGTCGAGAACTGGCCAATGTAGGTCGATGTTGCCATAATGAAACGGTAAACAAGAACAAAAGATAGTAAATAAACTCGTAAATTGTTTATTCTACAGATACGGCCTCATTTCAGCTTCCTTTATATATTGTTAGCTGGTAACACTCATTGTTACCGCGGATTTGTATTCAATGCAAATCTTAGTTTGAATATCGAgattctaaatattttaaattcggtataataatatgattgttCTTCACTTAAACAATCCCACACGGACATTCGATTTCTtcatattatatgaaatacgCGACCAAGTATTGTGTTATGTACAGAAAATACAGTCATACATTAAACATACGATTtgaaactttattacaaaaccaaAAGGTATTAAATAATTCAGTAACGGAGCGCGATCTCATCTGTACAAGTACCATTTCTCAGGCCAAAAAATCGTAGAGATTATCGCTTATTCCCACAAGATAAAGCGTTCAGCCTTTCACCTGGTGGtacattattaattcaaaacaCATTTGGTGAAACAAAGACGTTTAAGGTGAAAGATACTGAGTCCATCGAGGCGTGTGCTGACAGCATAGTGGAATACATTTGTCACTACCAGCtttactcttcccgcgggtatcaTAAGAGCTGACTGATGGTACTTACTAGATACACATTTTGATAGAGACTTAGACGCGGCGCTCTCTAATAAACCAATTTTTTGTGTGGTGGAAGAAAAATTACCAATGACTTCTATCACCTAGGGTGGGGCGTGAgtgagtgtcaaactcttactaactaaaaaccatcccgttcctactccttcgagccggagctccggtaatctactaggtagtccacagctccagggTTCTCTAATAAACGTGAACTTTCCAAATACGATCTCCGACAAGCTAAGCCTGCCAAATGTGGAGATTATAAAGACGTGGAAGATCTTTAATCCAGCATTGAAATAAGAGTGAAAGAAAAATCCAGAAGTAAAATTTAGCCTTTTACCTACACAATCAATTCGCAGTACATTCGGTACAAATACGTTTAGGTAGTACTCGTAACTGAGTCGATCAATCCTTCTTTAGACGACAGTGCTTATTGAGGTCGACCGGTGGCTGATCTTGGGTTTACCACGTAACACACTAACTTGAGGGTTTCTCCTAAATGGCTGGGCTtggaaaaaagtaaagtaaagtactACGTATGTTTCTAATCAATACTTTCCCTCTACTTGTCGTATATACAGAACTCGTAATGTTTAGGTATACTAAAATAACATCCTTATGTAATTGATAGCAGTTTCtataatttatgataatataaGCTGATCAgtgtgttattataatttatgtcgAAACAAAGAATTGATCGTTATGAtatactagcaaactcggcgaacttcgtttcgccaaaAATGATTTTCCCCGTTTTCTTGcgtttctcttgaattttttcacaattttctgctatttttcacaatttgctataaacatcacggagctcgagacctttccaacgaatgcaaacccgtggaaatcggttcgtgcgttctggagttatagcgtcaggaaggaaaacccgacttatttttatactagcttttgcccgcgacttcgttcgcgtggaatagtgacttccggcaatttttggttttaaccacatagttcccgatctcgcgggatctcttcaaaaatgagatgtggaagatattccagggaactcttcaaaaatcaacataatgagctctgcgtttgaatttaatagatgtatactcacttagggcattgaaaaaatagtttaaaaacggacttaaactaacttaaaactaaagaaagctacgaattacgaatttataacaattaaaaaagaaactatattacaacctatcctctatgctataataaccaagcttaaactaaataatttaaaagaaacgacttaaatctaatctaattaaaaaaaaaattagacttacaattttattaaaaaaactaactacagtaactactaataatcgatatcaaactaaacctacgttaaatagtttaaccagaaaaccaggaaaacccaacaaataaacttattaattgacaaatacaacgaaaccaatttagaatatacgaaacagcaggaccactacagacaaataatcatacgactgataatacactttttctacgatagtaccgaagcgctcggccgatacccaaccaaatgaatgtaacgaaaccatagcgcgatctatttcgatcccaacgccatctatcgaggataaagacaacttggattatttatttatactccgttcgggcattttctttgtactaaaagtttaattatattgatattatttttttcatacctttttactatttatttactttttttcgatgaattaaaacaataacatgaaccgaagtcgtgtaacgatcgacatagaattatctatactccgttagagcattttctttgtactaaatgttttattatattgatattatttttttcatacctttttactatttatttactttttttcgataaattaaaacaataacatgaaccgaagtcgtgtaacgatcgacatagaattatttataaataatttatttcttatttttattttttgatttttgaaataaaaatatatctatgtcctttctaaggttttaaactatatctgtaccaaatttcaaccaaatccgtcaaatagttgcggagattaatggtataagcatagaatgttcgacgtgattctttaatttgacataacttttttatttatgaaccgattgacatgaaacaaacactaaatgtaaatttaagcatcccacaatatattcgtgaaaaccgcatccaactcggatcagccgtttctgagattatcgcgcacagacgaacagacaaacagacaaacagacaaacagacaaacagacaaacagacaaaaaaaaagttaattacatttttgggttcgacatcgacataacaataacccctgctattttttttatttttattttcaatgtacagacagcacttttctacgattttattatatgtatagatagatttatttcttatttttattttttgatttttgaaataaaaatatatctatgtcctttctaaggttctaaactatatctgtaccaaatttcaaccaaatccgtcaaatagttgcggagattaatggtataagcatagaatgttcgacgtgattctttaatttgacataacttttttatttatgaaccgattgacatgaaacaaacactaaatgtaaatttaagcatcccacaatatattcgtgaaaaccgcatccaactcggatcagccgtttctgagattatcgcgcacagacgaacagacaaacagacaaacagacaaacagacaaacagacaaaaaaaaagttaattacatttttgggttcgacatcgacataacaataacccctgctattttttttatttttattttcaatgtacagacagcacttttctacgattttattatatgtatagattatagaTTATTCTTCATTCTTTGCAAATCGACAATGGTGACAAAACAAAAGTGTTTTACTCGGATGTAATTACTAAtagtttacataatatgtattgttcCGGATAGGATTTGTCTGATTACCCACATATATTACATAAGGAAGCTAAACTCTTGTTAAAAACCGGCATCAACACTCATGATACCAATTCTAATGtagacaaattatttttactcaCGCACATACTAATTCTAATCATCATTTAATTCGAAATCCAGATACCTTCCCTCAGTAAACCCTTTTAAGTCTTATTGGctaatttaaatacttttactctgttatttatattaacatttaacctaacctataaaaaaaatgtaagtacagTACACCCAAAAATATGATCTTTAAAAACAGTACTCGTTTTAAGCATCAACGATTTACCAAAGTACCTGAGTGCTGCAGAATTATGAAGTGCCACATAAAATAGGTTAACAACGGTACCACAGTTTTGGcatgacatttattttttacgcCGAGTGTACCTACCTGACCTATTGAAATACTTCGTACATAATTGGAGTTTATAaacttaatgttatgttatgaattttattaaaatttcgtAATTTTAGACGTTTGACCTAAATGCCTGTTTTGTTTAGAGAATGTATTATGTAtcctaattattataatgtaggttattgtgttctaatattaattatattatgttcgtAGTAGCCTTAATTAATGCTAACGTACAATTAGTAAGGCATATTATGTTACTGCAATTATTCAGGTGTCATGTTTGAATGCAAGCTctatattaggtatataataatCATGATAATTTGCCACTGATAGCGATGAAGCTAAAAGGCACGAAAATGCAAACGTTTTTTAGAACTAACAAAACTATAATCCAGCTCTTTATTTCTCAAATATTTGTAACAACACAAATACTAGAACCTTTTAAGCAAAACCAGTCTTATCATCCCCACATAAAGCACAATTTACCTTCGAACATATTGGAACATCAACAAAAGATTATCTTTTAAAATTGCCCAAAGGCCTTCGTGAACATATTCAATATTCTGGTCATCCAATCCATTACGTCACGATAAGATCGCGTCTTCGATAGGTTGATACTAGTAGCAAAAGGGTTCAGTAatttatgtgaaaataaaatcgCTCAACCATTGTGGAATTCATGGAACGTGAATTTCAGGACGTTTTTGGGATTAAGAGGCATAATGTTCAACTGTTAAATGTCCCATGAAGGACCTTTAAGGACTTAATTTAGGTCTCAATCCACTCTTTGAAGGCAAATCGTTGTACACTGATTTACTTTATGGAACAAATCGTTTGTGTTCTATAATTTTGTAGGTTAATGTACCTAGTGTGTGATCACGAGAGTATTGAAAATGGTAATAGTAGTCATGACCTCTAGTGTCATGGCACTACTTGTGgcacatattttaaaactaaaaatgaattaatattcaGGCATTTCCAGCTCATCAACTACTCATGAAACCCACTTATAGCTTGGTTATAAGAAAAACTTCAGGAAATATACATAAAAGCGCTGCGAGCGCTGAAACCTGAAATTGATATTTTCCTCGTGCGTTTCGCATTCACCGGTACGTTTTACAGCTAAAGTCACTTTCAATTTTCAACGTAAAGCGCTTTATAGCTGGCTGGAAGCGTGACGGGCATAAAACCTCTGGAGAGAAAGCCTCAACTTGTCTCTATCTAGTATCTACGTGGAAGCCGCGAGAGATTTACCGATTTCCTAATCTTAATGAAACGCGAATTTCAACGTTATACCGTTGTTATACAGCATAAAATACACTGGTTACGGTAATATGAAATTTTCTTAATTCATCTCGAgctatttcaatttttttacttGGACAGATGTTACCTAGATGTAAACGTGGAGTAAaagttttcgttttattttttatgactttAGCAAATTAGATTGCTTAGGTCACGCCTTCGCGGCGTTTAGTTCATTTGAATTTTACTGACGTCACGAGggagtttttttaaatgttacaactttttaacataattgtttaattgtttCTGTAAAACTTTTGATGATGAGGGTGTGATAGTTGGGCATGAACAAATGGAAcagacttttatttaatttatccaTTATAAAATTCCTGATGTAGAGTttccatattttatattatcaaatTCTCCTAACAAACTATAATGCTGTAAGTAGCTGAGTTAATTAATCATAACTTATAAAACACAGCTAcctatttcaatataattaagcGCCAGTTACCACTAAAGCGCCACAAAAATCGCTTCTGTCGTAAAAAGTCTAATGGAGCAAGATAACTATACAGTATATAACGTATGTTACTAGAGTttataaaatacgtgtccaTATACAAGCCCTTTTATGACCatcacataatattttaaacaactttaaaaatccactttacataaaagtattttatcaaaaacGCCCCAATAAATCCTCTCCATTGAGACTTCACGATATTAAAGCTAGGGGTGCCCACAATAAAATTCCACTCGACTAGAGCTATCGCTAGTCGTCTCATAAAGAAAATTACGCAGATAATAATTCAACGAGTAACAACCCTAAATCACTGCGTGCCAGCGGCAAATGGAAAGTGGTtgaatttaaacattttgttggCAATTGAAAAAAACTCCGCCATCATAAATCCGAGGACAAAATGCTGGAAATGAAGAGTGTTTTTGtatcgccattttgttttgtacatttttcCCTCTTTTTACTGTATGTCAATTTAAATTGAGATTAACAGTGAGGTTTTTATATGTGGCATGCGTTggaacaatcaaacaaacattttgtacACAGCTAAGGATTTCCGccgtctttttttttaagggggaaaatcattaaatggctttcccgccttggacgagatgagagggagtgtcagactcttactgactaaaacccaccctgttcctactcctgcttttcgatccggagccctggatgcatattttatttattttgacataataCCTTTACTCATATTCTAAacaatttttaacacatttactCTATTTTAATTCCACCTATTAAGACATaatcaattacattaaaaaataacgaaCGAAATAATTTCCATTCTTAACAATAAACGGAACAATTGAAATCTGCAATCAGAGCCAACTTCAAAGAAATCGCAAACTTACGCCTTTTATAACAAGATACATATTCAATTGATATGGAATATGATTAAATACACAAtgttatgataattttaaaacaacgaTGGCGGCGTTCGTATCAATGTCATTGACATTGCATGCATTATTCACGACGGAGTTATCATTACACGTCCAATGTGGGAGCAAGTTGAATAACTGAACGAAAATTGAATACCATATTTCTATTACAATTTTTGACTATGTAATTTTTggtgtgaaaataaaatgtttcgttTGCGAAACGTGATGAGCGTAGTTAATAAAGCAAATACTCAACGTCATttagaggtaggcagaggtgtattaGTTCAACTTTTCAGTAATTATGatactttttaatatagttGGTAAGCCTATTTACCATAGGTACATAGGGTACAACTATAGACTATATGctaaaacgaacaaaaaattTTAAACTGTCCCGCGAATCATAGACCTTGCTCACACTTGCAATCAATTCaagttacattaaaaatgtaagttaatcTCAGTCTACCCTTTCGTGAATAAATATACGTAACGTTACGCTATATACCATATACTAATGTATGAACaagtaaataaggaaaatgtttGAGGTAGACTCGACATCAAATAATCAAATCCTATGTAACACGAGATTAACATCATAAAAGCTAAGATATTAAGCACGATTTTCCTTTGAATTAAGTACACAAATGTACGCAATTTATTCTAACCTTGACAATATAGGTATTCAGGGTTTCTTTAAGATAAATCTCGCATGTGTAATGTAATCTAAATGGTCGAGTGATACAATTTATATGAAATAAGGTGCAAACTACAAAGTGAGAGGATTTCTAAATCATGAAAGACTTTATCGGTTATATATGACCGAGTCAGAGGTCAAAGACCGTCAGAGAGACTAGCTTTTGCCGACGGTTTTGCCTTAATTCccttgaaataaaaagtatatatgttattccagaccttAATCTAAGCTTGTTCCAAATTTCCtcccgatcccttcaaccgttttgacgtaaaaAGTAGCATACTAACTTACCTGTTAACTGTTACCTGCGGCTTTGCTcgcaaagtaaaaaaaaagagcAACCTATATTCGTATCTCCTCTCGAGcttaattttaactaaaccTATCAAATCCCTCCGTTATTACGATTTAAAAGagagacaaacaaacacacatccacatttaaaacattagtaaGCATTGGTTCCAATACCGTGATATTGCAAAAGTCTGTCATGCGAGTGAACGATTACCTCTATTGGTTGCGTTTATTGATTAACTCGGAGtctgtaatatttatgttataaacggTTCTACTCGCGTTCTTAGAGAAGATCGCACATTTAACAATACTTTATATTCTGTGAAGTGATAGATTGAAGTGCATGTGTTACACAGGaggcatttttaaaaatattttaatgatttctcccgccttgggcgaggcgagaaggagtgtcagactcctactgactaaaaaccaccccatccCTACTCATGCTCTTCgaacccgcaaggtagtccgcaactccgggatCACACAGAACGCTGGAGATATGTTCCATTGACCACTAAACAAATTCGTCTACTACTCgtccaatttcaataattatttttgttttgattagtGCATTTATCAAAGAAAGTTAGGCTATAAAAAACACGCTATGATCgatagaagccgagcagagcggttGAAACCGCGCGAACGTAGCTAAGTCTGAGGTAAAATAAAAGATGAAATCTTAAGACAGTTATGTAATAGTATCTACAATTTTATGTCACGTTtcaataatgtatcagagagataaataaaacatttttttgaacaGAATAATGCTGGAGTtgcttgctcgttcttctccattggAAGTTACAATTTGAAGCAAcccagcttcactgacagacaaactgacgGACAACAATTCAACatatttcaaaagtgcctaattaaggattaattgaaataaatgttcaatGTTCGTCAAATAACTTTAGTCAGTATTTGTTAAATAGTTAACTTTGTAACAACAAATAATCACAAAAGTAATACATGTATACGTCCACAATCCACAATGTCTATCATATACGTACAGACCGCAATTTCCTTCAAAAGCGACGTGTATTTAAAGTCACTGCGAGCCAAATCACAAATAACTTAATGTCATTTACGACGTAGATAACCGCAAGAAGAAAGCTTATAGCTCTGCGaacaatttaatgtaataaaagcgAATTGCAGCAATTACGCGAATTGTCCGGAACCGCGCAATTTGCCAGTAATGCTGATACTTGCTGGTATATAACTATTATATACACTTATGTactacttttttacattttgaaataatttgctCCGAATTACTCAGTCTTTATGCTTTTAATGTATCTACCGCACCGactttgtaacttttttttaccACAACgatggcaagaaagcacacggatggtaagtgg contains:
- the LOC126912871 gene encoding uncharacterized protein LOC126912871, which translates into the protein MDEESLIRIIVSAFSGAEITEAKNLLFDSVSTTTRNISRRKNKEQKDIEDIICLFKSTDPDKTPIFVARELQKLPPVTFDHVDVTRLLKDIVLLQSEVRNIKDTYATIQYVEDITTNTEATCNQSRNKDFDVSSKQLSQNVGARKLLRADRASSDVTLNATLQCSSEVAPPPSTAVCAKPIDVSTAHGNPDVNKNTTTNVITNGIKTKFPLHNLVEQKSTFQSNNNIVEQECLFQNVEAHKNNNMNDTTIQVSNMSMAEVVRHGCEWRVGQPDLEWKEVQRRRHKNRQEGVKGKAAIRPDDKFKPAEIKISLFLSNVHKDTSENDIIDYIFAKTKESVSIQKIKMKIEKPYNAYKLIVNKDALSMFLSTEVWPDGVTCRRFRPYRTTVKVGE